From the genome of Longispora fulva:
ACGCGCGAGCGCGGGTCGACGGGGTCGTGCACTCCCTCACCGAGCCGCCCACCCTGAAGAAGCAGGAGAAGCACACCATCGAGGTGGTCGTCGACCGCCTCGCGGTGAAGAAGTCGGCGAAGCAGCGGCTCACCGACTCCGTCGAGACCGCGCTCGGCCTGGCCAGCGGCATCGTGCTCATCGACTTCGTGGACCTGGAGGAGGACGACCCGGCCCGCGAGCGCCGCTTCTCCGAGCACTTCGCCTGCCCCAACGACCACCCGCTGTCGATCGAGACCCTCGAGCCGCGCACCTTCTCCTTCAACGCCCCCTACGGCGCGTGTCCCACCTGCACCGGCCTCGGCGTCCGCAAGGAGGTCGACCCGGAGCTGATCGTCCCCGACCCGGAGCGCAGCCTCGCCGACGGCGCGATCCAGCCCTGGTCGGGCGGCCAGACGTCGGAGTACTACCAGCGGCTCCTCACCGCCCTCGCCGAGCAGCTGTCCTTCGACATGGACAAGCCGTGGCGCGCCCTGCCGGCCAGAGCCCAGAAGGCCATCCTCTACGGCGCGGACACCCAACTGCACGTCAAGTGGCGCAACCGCTACGGCCGCGAGCGCTCCTACTACGCCAACTTCGAGGGCGTCCTGCCCTGGCTGGAGCGCCGGCACGAGGAGACCGAGTCGGAGTGGAGCCGCGACAAGTTCGCCGGCTACATGCGCGACGTGCCCTGCCCGGACTGCGGCGGCACCCGGCTCAAGCCCGAGGTCCTCGCGGTCCTGCTCAACGGCAAGAACATCGCCGAGCTGTGCGCCCTGTCGATCGGGGAGTGCGTCGAGCTGCTGGCCAACCTCGAGCTCAACGACCGGCAGAAGATGATCGCCGAGCGGGTCCTCAAGGAGATCACCGCCCGGCTGACCTTCCTCCTCGACGTCGGCCTCGACTACCTCTCCCTCGACCGGGCCGCCGCGACCCTGTCCGGCGGCGAGGCCCAGCGGATCCGGCTGGCCACCCAGATCGGCTCCGGCCTCGTCGGCGTCCTCTACGTCCTCGACGAGCCCTCGATCGGCCTGCACCAGCGGGACAACCACCGCCTGATCGAGACCCTGATCCGGCTCCGCAGCCTCGGCAACACCCTGATCGTCGTCGAGCACGACGAGGACACCATCCGCACCGCGGACTGGGTGGTCGACATCGGCCCAGGCGCGGGGGAGCACGGCGGCGAGATCGTGCATTCCGGCACGGTCGACGAGCTGCTAGCCAACGAGAAGTCCCTCACCGGGTCGTACCTGTCCGGCCGGACCGCCATCCCGGTGCCCGCGATCCGCCGGCCCCGCACCAAGGGCCGCGAGCTGGTGGTCAAGGGGGCCAGGGAGCACAACCTGCGCGGCCAGGACGTGGCCTTCCCGCTCGGCCAGTTCATCTCCGTGACGGGGGTGTCCGGTTCGGGCAAGTCGACCCTGGTCAACGACATCCTCTACACCGTCCTGGCGAACCAGATCAACGGCGCGCGCCTGGTCCCCGGCCGGCACACCCGGATCACCGGGCTGGAGCACGTCGACAAGGTGGTCGGCGTCGACCAGTCTGCGATCGGGCGGACCCCCCGGTCCAACCCGGCGACGTACACGGGAGTGTTCGACAACATCCGCAAGCTGTTCGCCGAGACCACGGAGTCCAAGGTCCGCGGTTACGGCCCGGGTAGGTTCTCCTTCAACGTCAAGGGCGGCCGGTGCGAGGCGTGCGCCGGCGACGGCACGCTGAAGATCGAGATGAACTTCCTCCCGGACGTCTACGTCCCCTGCGAGGTCTGCAAGGGCGACCGCTACAACCGCGAGACCCTCGAGGTGCACTACAAGGGCAAGACCATCTCCGACGTGCTGAACATGTCGATCGAGGAGGGCGCGGAGTTCTTCGAGCCGATCACCTCGATCCACCGGCACCTGAAGACACTGGTCGACGTGGGCCTGGGGTATGTCCGGCTGGGCCAGAGCGCCCCGACCCTGTCCGGTGGCGAGGCCCAGCGGGTGAAGCTGGCGGCCGAGCTCCAGAAGCGCTCCACTGGCCGCACGGTCTACGTGCTGGACGAGCCGACCACCGGCCTGCACTTCGAGGACGTGCGCAAGCTCCTGATGGTGCTGCACAGCCTCGTGGACAAGGGCAACACCGTGATCGTGATCGAGCACAACCTCGACGTCATCAAGACGTCGGACTGGCTGATCGACATGGGCCCCGAGGGCGGCCGCCGTGGCGGCGACGTGGTGGCCGAGGGCACCCCCGAGCAGGTGATCGAGGTCGAGGCCAGCCACACCGGGGCCTTCCTCCGTCCGCTGCTGGCGGGCGACCTGCGAATCGAGGTGGCCCCGGCCACGAAGGCGGGGCCGGCCCCGAAGAAGTCGGCCGCAGCCCCGAAGAAGGCTGCGGCGGCTCCGAAGCAGGCCCCGCGCAAGACGGCGGCGAAGGCCGCGAAGAAGTAACCGAGCGTGTCCGCCGGCCCCGTCACCTCTCCGGTACCGGGGCCGGCGTCGTCGGTCCCCATGGTGAACGTCCGTGATCGGGACGTGATCGGGACCGCAACTGACCTGCGGTGATGTCCTTCCAGATGCCCGGAAGTCCCCTGGCGTCCCCTCTGGCCGACAGCGGGTGACCGGTGCCACGCCGCCGCGATTTGACCCGACGGTGAACCGTCGCGTAACTTTCTCTCTGCCCGAGGGAACGGGGCGGACCGGAAGAAACAGCCGGAAAGCGACAGTCCCGAGGGACGCACGAGCCCATCAGCCTGGCTGGAGGGATCGGGTGCCGGGAGGTGCAGCGCGCCGGACCGCGAGGGCCGATTTTGCGTTGCGAGACCGACCGGGTAGAGTTGCTAGAGGCGCCAGCGAGCCGGGCGAGCGGGTCACTCCACGGAGTTGATCGCGAGTGGCCGGGCAGGTAGCCAGAGCAGACCTCAGTTGATCGATCAGGGTTAATACCCCGGATTTGGGACGCGGGAATGGGCCTGCTAGAGTAACTCGAGTAAGACAAGCGGTAAACAAAACCCCCAGGGCGGTTTAACGACTGCTGAGTGGTGTGTGTTTGTTCTTTGAGAACTCAACAGGGTGTCGGAAAGTTAGTGCCAATTATGATTTACCCCGTCCCAGCTTCGGCTGGAGATGTGGATTCCTTTGGTAATGGACAACAGCGGCAAAGTAATATCTTTGCCAGCTATTGTTCTTTGCCGGGGTGCAAACAAACCTTATTGGAGAGTTTGATCCTGGCTCAGGACGAACGCTGGCGGCGTGCTTAACACATGCAAGTCGAGCGGAAAGGCCCTTCGGGGTACTCGAGCGGCGAACGGGTGAGTAACACGTGAGCAACCTGCCCTTGGCTTCGGGATAACCATCGGAAACGGTGGCTAATACCGGATACGACACAGTCTCGCATGGGATCTGTGTGGAAAGTTTTTCGGCCAGGGATGGGCTCGCGGCCTATCAGCTTGTTGGTGGGGTGATGGCCTACCAAGGCGACGACGGGTAGCCGGCCTGAGAGGGCGACCGGCCACACTGGGACTGAGACACGGCCCAGACTCCTACGGGAGGCAGCAGTGGGGAATATTGCGCAATGGGCGGAAGCCTGACGCAGCGACGCCGCGTGAGGGATGACGGCCTTCGGGTTGTAAACCTCTTTCAGCAGGGACGAAGCGCAAGTGACGGTACCTGCAGAAGAAGCACCGGCCAACTACGTGCCAGCAGCCGCGGTAAGACGTAGGGTGCGAGCGTTGTCCGGATTTATTGGGCGTAAAGAGCTCGTAGGCGGCTCGTCGCGTCGGTTGTGAAAACTCTAGGCTTAACCTGGAGCTTGCAACCGATACGGGCGGGCTAGAGTTCGGTAGGGGAGACTGGAATTCCTGGTGTAGCGGTGAAATGCGCAGATATCAGGAGGAACACCGGTGGCGAAGGCGGGTCTCTGGGCCGATACTGACGCTGAGGAGCGAAAGCGTGGGGAGCGAACAGGATTAGATACCCTGGTAGTCCACGCTGTAAACGGTGGGTGCTAGGTGTGGGGACCTCTCCAGGTCTCCGTGCCGCAGCTAACGCATTAAGCACCCCGCCTGGGGAGTACGGCCGCAAGGCTAAAACTCAAAGGAATTGACGGGGGCCCGCACAAGCGGCGGAGCATGCGGATTAATTCGATGCAACGCGAAGAACCTTACCTGGGTTTGACATGTGCGCTAAAACTCTAGAGATAGAGTGTCCTTCGGGGGCGTTCACAGGTGGTGCATGGCTGTCGTCAGCTCGTGTCGTGAGATGTTGGGTTAAGTCCCGCAACGAGCGCAACCCTCGTTCCATGTTGCCAGCACGTTATGGTGGGGACTCATGGGAGACTGCCGGGGTCAACTCGGAGGAAGGTGGGGATGACGTCAAGTCATCATGCCCCTTATGTCCAGGGCTTCACGCATGCTACAATGGCCGGTACAATGGGCTGCGATACCGTGAGGTGGAGCGAATCCCAAAAAGCCGGTCTCAGTTCGGATCGGGGTCTGCAACTCGACCCCGTGAAGTCGGAGTCGCTAGTAATCGCAGATCAGCAACGCTGCGGTGAATACGTTCCCGGGCCTTGTACACACCGCCCGTCACGTCACGAAAGTCGGCAACACCCGAAGCCGGTGGCCCAACCCGTAAGGGAGGGAGCCGTCGAAGGTGGGGCTGGCGATTGGGACGAAGTCGTAACAAGGTAGCCGTACCGGAAGGTGCGGCTGGATCACCTCCTTTCTAAGGAGCCTCTTTACCGCGAAAGCGGTCAAAGACCCCGCACTGGGCGAGTGTCCTGGTGGGGGTGTGCTTAAT
Proteins encoded in this window:
- the uvrA gene encoding excinuclease ABC subunit UvrA; amino-acid sequence: MLDRLIIRGAREHNLRDVSLDLPRDALIVFTGLSGSGKSSLAFDTIFAEGQRRYVESLSAYARQFLGQMDKPDVDFIEGLSPAVSIDQKSTSRNPRSTVGTITEVYDYLRLLYARAGEPHCPVCGEAISRQTPQQIVDRLLVMPEGTRFQVLAPVIRGRKGEYVDLFHELQSKGYARARVDGVVHSLTEPPTLKKQEKHTIEVVVDRLAVKKSAKQRLTDSVETALGLASGIVLIDFVDLEEDDPARERRFSEHFACPNDHPLSIETLEPRTFSFNAPYGACPTCTGLGVRKEVDPELIVPDPERSLADGAIQPWSGGQTSEYYQRLLTALAEQLSFDMDKPWRALPARAQKAILYGADTQLHVKWRNRYGRERSYYANFEGVLPWLERRHEETESEWSRDKFAGYMRDVPCPDCGGTRLKPEVLAVLLNGKNIAELCALSIGECVELLANLELNDRQKMIAERVLKEITARLTFLLDVGLDYLSLDRAAATLSGGEAQRIRLATQIGSGLVGVLYVLDEPSIGLHQRDNHRLIETLIRLRSLGNTLIVVEHDEDTIRTADWVVDIGPGAGEHGGEIVHSGTVDELLANEKSLTGSYLSGRTAIPVPAIRRPRTKGRELVVKGAREHNLRGQDVAFPLGQFISVTGVSGSGKSTLVNDILYTVLANQINGARLVPGRHTRITGLEHVDKVVGVDQSAIGRTPRSNPATYTGVFDNIRKLFAETTESKVRGYGPGRFSFNVKGGRCEACAGDGTLKIEMNFLPDVYVPCEVCKGDRYNRETLEVHYKGKTISDVLNMSIEEGAEFFEPITSIHRHLKTLVDVGLGYVRLGQSAPTLSGGEAQRVKLAAELQKRSTGRTVYVLDEPTTGLHFEDVRKLLMVLHSLVDKGNTVIVIEHNLDVIKTSDWLIDMGPEGGRRGGDVVAEGTPEQVIEVEASHTGAFLRPLLAGDLRIEVAPATKAGPAPKKSAAAPKKAAAAPKQAPRKTAAKAAKK